A window from Candidatus Hydrogenedentota bacterium encodes these proteins:
- a CDS encoding dual specificity protein phosphatase family protein, producing MNTFLKIVGGIVGVSLAVLAIPLYAYFPGHNWRTVEKGAFYGSRQMSGAAIKRYAKKHNIQTLLNMRGQNPGSSWYDEEARACAEAGIAHESFGWSKNSLPDPGSLARFISVLETGRKPFLAHCQGGTHRTGVAAAVYLLLKGADVATARKQFGPMFNDAPIGELLALYERGGAGRPFKQWVLDAYPAAYAAHKAAKDAAAAPAGAVPAPAPAG from the coding sequence ATGAACACGTTTCTGAAGATTGTGGGCGGCATTGTGGGCGTGAGCCTCGCCGTGCTGGCCATCCCGCTGTACGCCTATTTCCCCGGCCACAACTGGCGCACGGTGGAGAAGGGCGCCTTCTACGGGTCGCGCCAGATGAGCGGCGCGGCCATCAAGCGCTATGCCAAGAAGCACAACATCCAGACCCTGCTCAACATGCGCGGGCAGAACCCCGGCTCGTCGTGGTATGACGAGGAGGCCAGGGCCTGCGCCGAGGCGGGCATCGCCCACGAGAGCTTCGGCTGGTCCAAGAACAGCCTCCCCGATCCCGGGTCGCTGGCGCGCTTCATCTCCGTGCTGGAAACGGGGCGCAAGCCCTTCCTCGCCCACTGCCAGGGCGGCACCCACCGCACCGGCGTCGCGGCGGCGGTCTACCTCCTGCTCAAGGGCGCGGACGTCGCCACGGCGCGCAAACAGTTCGGCCCCATGTTCAACGACGCGCCCATCGGCGAGTTGCTGGCCCTCTACGAGCGTGGTGGCGCGGGCAGGCCGTTCAAACAGTGGGTCCTGGATGCGTACCCTGCGGCCTACGCCGCGCACAAGGCGGCCAAGGACGCCGCCGCCGCCCCGGCGGGCGCCGTTCCCGCCCCGGCCCCGGCCGGCTGA
- a CDS encoding ubiquinone/menaquinone biosynthesis methyltransferase — translation MFDRISCTYDRANTVLSMGCDRAWRRRLAGMVPPGAARVLDLATGTCDVLLTLARREGVRLAAGADLSAGMLRRGCCKVAVARQGGRCGLVRADATRLGFADGAFDAVTMAFGIRNVTDTLGALREIRRVLRPGGRALILEFSLPKNVLLRAGYLLYFRHILPRVGGLVSGEAGAYRYLNRTVETFPYGGAFCALLAEAGFSAPRAVPLTFGIAAIYEAVRPETG, via the coding sequence ATGTTCGACCGCATCTCCTGCACCTATGACCGCGCAAACACGGTGCTTTCCATGGGGTGCGACCGCGCCTGGCGGCGGCGGCTGGCGGGGATGGTCCCCCCCGGCGCGGCCCGCGTGCTGGACCTCGCCACGGGCACCTGCGATGTCCTGCTGACCCTGGCGCGGCGCGAAGGCGTCCGGCTGGCCGCGGGCGCCGACCTGTCGGCGGGCATGCTCCGCCGCGGCTGCTGCAAGGTGGCCGTCGCCCGGCAGGGGGGGAGGTGCGGCCTGGTCCGCGCCGACGCCACCCGCCTCGGCTTCGCCGACGGCGCCTTCGACGCCGTCACCATGGCCTTCGGCATCCGCAACGTCACGGACACCCTCGGCGCGCTCCGGGAGATCCGCCGGGTGCTGCGCCCCGGCGGCCGCGCGCTCATCCTTGAATTTTCCCTGCCGAAAAACGTCCTGTTAAGGGCGGGCTACCTGCTGTACTTCCGGCACATCCTGCCCCGCGTGGGCGGGCTTGTCTCCGGAGAGGCGGGCGCCTACCGTTATTTGAACAGGACTGTGGAGACCTTTCCCTACGGCGGGGCGTTTTGCGCCCTCCTGGCCGAGGCGGGGTTCTCCGCGCCGCGCGCGGTCCCGCTCACCTTCGGGATTGCGGCGATTTACGAGGCGGTCCGACCGGAAACCGGCTGA
- a CDS encoding VWA domain-containing protein — translation MASQKKGSCLIVDLGGSIAIQSAKRRKVVEQTPFSDVTFADNPEQRCPSLLLLDVSGSMAGEPITELQAGLEGYCDELAADPLARKRVEIGIVTFGGPPRVVQPFSTADAVSVPQLQARGDTPMGQAVNMGLSLLDERKKEYKQHGIPYYRPWVFLITDGAPTDDSTPAWQEAVARLRTGQEERAFLFFAVGVERANMDVLKQLSVSRDPLKLKGLRFRDLFSWLSNSQQAVSRSISGETVPLEDPTGPTGWGEVNV, via the coding sequence ATGGCGTCCCAAAAGAAAGGTTCTTGCTTGATCGTTGATCTTGGTGGTAGCATAGCCATACAGTCAGCAAAGAGGAGAAAAGTTGTGGAACAAACCCCTTTCAGTGATGTAACTTTCGCGGATAACCCGGAGCAACGGTGTCCAAGCCTGCTCCTTCTGGACGTTTCAGGCTCGATGGCCGGAGAACCGATCACAGAGCTTCAGGCAGGACTTGAGGGTTATTGTGACGAACTAGCCGCAGACCCATTGGCACGCAAGCGTGTGGAGATTGGGATCGTAACATTCGGCGGCCCCCCACGTGTTGTTCAGCCTTTCAGTACGGCTGATGCGGTATCAGTGCCACAGCTCCAGGCCAGAGGAGACACACCCATGGGGCAGGCTGTCAATATGGGCCTAAGCCTCTTGGACGAACGCAAGAAGGAGTATAAGCAGCACGGAATACCTTACTATCGACCCTGGGTCTTCCTGATTACTGATGGTGCGCCCACGGATGACTCTACCCCAGCGTGGCAGGAGGCTGTGGCGCGCCTGCGCACAGGGCAAGAGGAACGAGCTTTTCTGTTCTTTGCCGTGGGGGTAGAACGCGCCAACATGGACGTTCTGAAGCAACTGAGTGTTTCACGCGATCCTTTGAAGCTCAAGGGCCTTCGGTTTCGAGATCTATTTTCTTGGCTGTCAAATTCACAACAGGCGGTATCTCGGTCTATTTCTGGCGAAACAGTGCCCCTTGAAGACCCAACGGGGCCGACTGGATGGGGTGAGGTTAACGTCTAG
- a CDS encoding protein phosphatase 2C domain-containing protein: protein MWKTISASVAGSAHSRRAVECQDKSEVLVYDVQGSCHLVAAVADGAGSALHGALGAQIVVTEMVRTLIQCADAVTPPSEVDARQWISNLQGILDERAAEISEEIGALACTLLACLIGPMHSVFIHIGDGGWIAKVDNELQAVTYPYSGEYENETVFITTPTCVDKLQFVCIERPVEMVAAYTDGLQHLCLDYRSRRPHEGFFGPIMLRLSETKNVDALNESLVAFLNSDAINERTDDDKTLFMAVRDEAYQNTCF, encoded by the coding sequence GTGTGGAAGACCATTTCCGCAAGTGTCGCAGGCTCAGCACACAGTCGACGGGCTGTAGAATGCCAAGATAAGTCCGAGGTCCTTGTCTATGATGTTCAAGGGTCGTGCCATCTCGTTGCCGCCGTTGCCGATGGGGCAGGCTCTGCTCTTCATGGAGCCCTTGGAGCCCAAATTGTTGTCACAGAAATGGTAAGAACTCTAATTCAATGCGCAGATGCAGTTACACCTCCTAGTGAAGTTGACGCTAGACAATGGATAAGCAACCTTCAAGGGATTCTTGATGAAAGGGCGGCGGAAATATCTGAAGAGATTGGGGCGCTTGCCTGCACTCTCCTAGCGTGTCTAATAGGTCCAATGCATTCAGTATTTATTCATATTGGGGATGGAGGTTGGATAGCAAAGGTTGATAATGAGTTGCAGGCTGTGACCTATCCGTACTCTGGAGAATACGAAAACGAGACCGTTTTCATTACTACACCAACATGCGTAGACAAGCTTCAATTCGTTTGCATTGAAAGGCCTGTCGAGATGGTTGCCGCCTACACAGATGGCCTTCAGCACCTATGCCTCGATTACAGATCTAGGCGTCCGCACGAGGGATTCTTTGGCCCAATCATGCTTAGACTCAGCGAGACGAAGAACGTGGATGCTCTCAACGAGAGCCTGGTGGCATTCCTGAATTCGGACGCTATCAACGAGCGCACAGATGACGACAAGACTCTCTTCATGGCGGTGCGCGATGAGGCATATCAGAATACATGCTTCTAG
- the thiF gene encoding sulfur carrier protein ThiS adenylyltransferase ThiF, translated as MPRILLSEQPHDAPDGATAFSLRDAVKPGADVVVVNGAAVTEDLPLREGDAVVFIRRGETPPPEELEALMAARHTPGVHRRLKAAAVGIAGLGGLGSAVAVALARMGVGRLVLADFDVVEPSNLNRQQYFTDQLGMLKTEALCDTLRRVNPGVALTAHAVRLTEANIPGIFRDMDVLVEAFDRADQKALLVAAYARAFPGVPIVAASGLAGHGPANTVRTRRAAPHLYLVGDGTAAAEPGRGLMAPRVGVAAHHQANAVVRLLLGEDPAEE; from the coding sequence ATGCCCCGCATTCTGCTGTCAGAACAGCCCCACGACGCCCCCGACGGGGCGACGGCCTTCTCCCTGCGCGACGCCGTCAAGCCCGGCGCCGACGTGGTGGTGGTGAACGGCGCGGCCGTCACGGAGGACCTGCCGCTCCGCGAGGGGGACGCCGTGGTGTTCATCCGCCGGGGGGAAACCCCGCCGCCGGAGGAGCTGGAGGCGCTCATGGCCGCGCGCCACACGCCCGGCGTGCACCGGCGGCTCAAGGCGGCCGCAGTGGGGATCGCCGGGCTCGGCGGGCTGGGCTCCGCCGTCGCCGTGGCCCTCGCGCGCATGGGCGTGGGCCGGCTCGTGCTGGCGGATTTCGACGTGGTGGAGCCGAGCAACCTGAACCGCCAGCAGTATTTCACGGACCAGCTGGGGATGCTGAAGACCGAAGCGCTCTGCGACACCCTGCGCCGCGTGAACCCGGGGGTCGCCCTCACCGCCCACGCCGTGCGCCTCACGGAGGCGAACATCCCGGGCATTTTCCGGGACATGGACGTGCTGGTGGAGGCCTTCGACCGCGCCGACCAGAAGGCCCTGCTTGTGGCCGCCTACGCCCGCGCCTTCCCCGGCGTCCCCATCGTCGCCGCGTCCGGCCTCGCGGGCCACGGCCCCGCCAACACGGTCCGCACCCGCCGCGCCGCGCCCCACCTGTACCTCGTGGGCGACGGAACCGCCGCCGCAGAACCCGGCCGGGGGCTCATGGCCCCCCGCGTCGGCGTGGCCGCCCACCACCAGGCCAACGCCGTCGTGCGCCTCCTCCTCGGCGAGGACCCGGCGGAGGAATAG
- a CDS encoding DUF1080 domain-containing protein, translating into MRRMTVLSGLLIVALAAAAALPAMAADDDKVMGVYEGAFDGGGWDGKTIRAQVRAESKFAQTAVIKIGDGTQEVRVEVPGKGREGRFTFTGEVDLGALGGKAEVSGKIASETFTGAIKTKKEAAFTLKRSFPEPPTRGMAAPEGAVALYDGTNLDQHWNLVPHWCPQPDGSVQICNTNLQTKEEFGSGLYHIEFMTPFLPEERGQGRGNSGCYILGRYEVQVLDNFGWAPKDNLCGGIYQKAVPIADAVLPPLQWQTYDITFTAAQYDAAGSKTANARITLVHNGVTVHDDVELDSPTPGGVSDQDAPKGPLFFQDHGNTVKFRNIWFKPAG; encoded by the coding sequence ATGCGGCGCATGACTGTTCTTTCGGGCCTTCTCATTGTAGCACTCGCGGCGGCCGCCGCCCTTCCCGCCATGGCGGCGGACGACGACAAGGTGATGGGCGTGTACGAGGGCGCCTTTGACGGCGGCGGCTGGGACGGGAAGACGATCCGCGCCCAGGTCCGCGCCGAGAGCAAGTTCGCCCAGACGGCGGTGATCAAGATCGGTGACGGGACGCAGGAGGTCCGGGTCGAGGTGCCGGGCAAGGGCCGTGAGGGCCGTTTCACCTTCACCGGCGAAGTGGACCTCGGCGCGCTGGGCGGCAAGGCGGAGGTCTCCGGCAAGATCGCCAGCGAGACCTTCACGGGCGCAATCAAGACCAAGAAGGAGGCGGCCTTCACCCTGAAGCGGAGCTTCCCCGAGCCGCCGACGCGCGGCATGGCCGCCCCCGAGGGCGCCGTGGCCCTGTACGACGGCACGAACCTCGACCAGCACTGGAACCTGGTGCCCCACTGGTGCCCCCAGCCCGACGGCTCGGTCCAGATCTGCAACACGAACCTCCAGACGAAGGAGGAGTTCGGCTCCGGGCTCTACCACATCGAGTTCATGACGCCCTTCCTGCCCGAGGAGCGCGGCCAGGGCCGCGGCAACAGCGGCTGCTACATCCTGGGCCGCTACGAGGTGCAGGTGCTCGACAATTTCGGCTGGGCGCCCAAGGACAACCTCTGCGGCGGCATCTACCAGAAGGCCGTCCCCATTGCGGACGCCGTGCTGCCGCCCCTCCAGTGGCAGACCTATGACATCACCTTCACGGCCGCGCAGTACGACGCGGCGGGCAGCAAGACGGCCAACGCCCGCATCACCCTGGTGCACAACGGCGTCACGGTCCACGACGACGTGGAGCTGGACAGCCCGACGCCGGGCGGCGTGAGCGACCAGGACGCCCCGAAGGGCCCGCTCTTCTTCCAGGACCACGGCAACACCGTGAAGTTCCGGAACATCTGGTTCAAGCCCGCCGGCTGA